From a single Pleurodeles waltl isolate 20211129_DDA chromosome 10, aPleWal1.hap1.20221129, whole genome shotgun sequence genomic region:
- the LOC138262338 gene encoding olfactory receptor 1G1-like — MGDENQTSVKEFFLLGFSDLPDQWLVLFLVFLSMYLLTLFGNTIIIYSIVMDSRLHNPMYFFLSNLSLADASFTSVTIPKLLTDLLLKKRTISIQECLVQMYFFISLGNTESNLLGVMSYDRYVAICNPLHYSTVMSKKCYILLAAASWISACLHSLLHTIMAAGLSYCAHDTINHFFCEIALVIKLSCTDITANELAIFTEGAVSVMVPFLCIVVSYIHIIATILKIRSKEGRSRTFSTCSSHLIMVTLFYGTIFSIYFRPSQASTASLLKDRLVTVMYTMLTPMMNPFIYGLRNEAIKGALRKVFCREEFHKKA, encoded by the coding sequence ATGGGAGATGAAAATCAGACATCAGTGAAAGAATTCTTTCTCTTGGGGTTTTCAGATCTTCCAGACCAATGGCTAGTCCTCTTTTTAGTGTTTCTTAGCATGTATCTTCTTACCTTGTTTGGAAATACCATAATCATCTACAGCATTGTGATGGATTCTCGGCTGCACAACCCTATGTATTTTTTCCTTAGTAACCTTTCATTAGCAGATGCTAGCTTCACTTCTGTCACAATCCCCAAGCTGTTAACAGATTTACTATTGAAGAAAAGGACCATCTCCATTCAAGAATGCTTGGTGCAGATGTACTTTTTCATTTCTCTGGGTAACACAGAGAGTAACCTTTTAGGTGTTATGTCCTATGATCGATATGTAGCCATTTGCAATCCCTTGCACTACTCCACAGTGATGAGCAAGAAATGCTATATTCTACTTGCAGCTGCCTCATGGATCAGTGCTTGCCTACATTCCCTGCTTCACACTATCATGGCAGCCGGACTCTCTTACTGTGCTCATGATACCATCAATCACTTCTTCTGTGAGATTGCTCTAGTAATCAAGCTGTCTTGCACGGATATCACTGCCAATGAGCTGGCAATCTTCACTGAAGGGGCAGTCTCTGTCATGGTCCCATTTTTGTGCATAGTCGTCTCCTACATTCACATAATTGCAACCATTTTGAAGATTCGCTCGAAGGAAGGGAGGTCCAGGACATTTTCCACCTGCTCCTCTCACCTCATCATGGTAACTTTGTTTTACGGGACCATCTTCTCTATCTATTTCCGACCCTCCCAAGCCTCGACCGCCTCCCTTCTGAAGGATAGGCTGGTGACAGTGATGTACACCATGCTAACACCTATGATGAACCCTTTTATATATGGCTTGAGAAATGAAGCAATAAAGGGAGCACTGAGAAAAGTATTCTGCAGAGAAGAATTTCATAAGAAGGCCTAA